Genomic segment of Vespa crabro chromosome 18, iyVesCrab1.2, whole genome shotgun sequence:
ACTTACAATAgcttgtaataaattttcgcttatgttcttttttttttatgatataggggaagaattatttatatttaattagagattattatttttttcttttctctctttctctctctctctctctctctctctctctctctctctctctctacaaaggtattaattatataaataagttcTCACACatttaaattctctctctctctctctctctctcgctctttttctttttctattactctCTTCACGAAACGTACAAACAAGCACGAATGAAGATTTGCACAGTATTTtattgacaaaaatataaaataatcagtGAAAGTTGGATTCTCCtacatcatttaaaaaaattgaataatgtaagcgtataaacaataaaacgaAGTAAGTGTATATACTGTTGTGTTAAGACCCCACACAAAAAGGGGGGGTAGGAGTTTTGAAAGGTAATCGATTATGCAACTTCTATATTGAATCAGGAAATCTGGTCTTTATTTCCAAAAATATCTCACCCACTTCTGGAACTCAGCCCAAAACTGCctgtaaatacaaaataaaaccTGTGAGAACTTCCCCCTGTGatcaatgataatgaaaattttacatttccgTCACACGATGATCTACACGAAACaatcctttccctttctttctctctctttcttttttttttctttttttttctttttgacaaGACAAACTACTAATCTTTgtcaaataatacatatttttacattttataattcttgtctttctattttctttttctttttttctttcgtctattTTTGGTAATACGATACGAATCTCTAATCACAACATATCACATTACATTGAGGagaattgttaattttaaacaatagataatatatactcatgaagaaaatacaaaggaaataattatacTTGGTTCGcataaatatgtttatatctTCGTTCGACGCTCATTAatcttatctatatatatatatatatatatatatatatatatatatatattaattatatatatatatatatatatatatatatatatattaattatatatatatatatatatatatatatatatattaattatatatatatatataataaattaatctgaATGCCACACGcaagattattttcattaaaagttTTTACGTTTTCTCCTAAATATTTACGTAGAATCTACGatcgtaatattaattgttacaTAGGGTGTGTTGTACCTCGACCCAATTGCATCAGCACACGTTGATCAATCatgagaaaataatacattcgGAATCATATGACGAGTCCCCTCTTTTTTAAAGAAtcagatttatttttcaaatcagCATAAAActtaatacaataaataatattacaaatagtGTAATGCATTCGCGTAATAGAGTGTGTAGTAGTATGCCTCCCGACGCAAATGGGTCTCTAAAATGTTTTATCCGctatgaaagagatagattttCACAGTATGCGCAGTTGTGTCCATTCAGGGTTGTCATTGTAAGCTTGTAAATACTTTGTTAACTAAAGTCAAtagtaaagaagagaaaaaagaaatatatatataatatatatatatattcacatacacacacacgtatatatatatatatatatatatacatatatatatatatatgtagtaataAAGACCACGATTAAAAGGTCAaacattttattgtatatgtagTATGCACCTGGGTTTATTTGGATATACAAAAATTCATACCATCTAAACTTTTGAATTTACATCTCCTGCGACAACGCTTGTGATTAAAATACCCCTTCCAATACCCAACTAAACCTCTACTTAAACAAACAAGTTGTAATCGCGGTGATCGAAGCATCGATGAAAGACCGTCGACGACGGAATGAACTTTACAGGTAGAAAATGCTCGATTAGAGACGGACGAGATAAAAATCTTTAGAAGaaacttaaaaatattgacaatGATCAGAACTATGGTGCAATAAGTCCATGGATGCATTTGAATAATGCAAAATCTTGACCTGTCACAATGATATGTAAAATGCAAGCACATCGTGCCTGTCGCTCTATAGTGATGATAGGTATTTTAAGTAATACCATTAACGTAATATGAATACTAGTATAGTAAAAGTTATAACAGTCGAAAAATTAAGTTTTCGTAGAGTGATAGCGATAGTACTGCTTTTggtatagtagtagtagtagtagtagtagtagtagtagtagtagtagtagtagtagtagagtagTAATAGCAGCAGAGAGTAGCAGAGTTAAaacagtagtaatagtagcagagaaatagcaatagtagtagtaacagtcgtagtagtagtagtagtagtagtagtgtagtagtagtatagtagtagtagtagtaatataatagtaatgataatggtAATGAGCGTAATGGGTATATAGCGGTGAATGGTGGTGTTGCTAGTGTTTAGTGTTAGTTTTGTAGTGTGACTGGAATAATGTAGTGTGTTGGTAATAATGGGATGTGGTAATGGCGTTGGAGTAGTGATAGTGTATGGGGTGTAATTGTTTAATggcagtaataatagtattaaaatgGTATACTAATAGTATTCTTAGTACAATAGATAATTATTCTTGTATACCTATTCTCATAATCTGctattatcaaatgaaattaagATGACAACCTCAGAATATTTTGGTAAATCACGTTTACATAAGCAATACAGTTCACCAACTCACTCTGTGTATACTCACACACCATGAGAGATCAGATGAGAGCTCCTTATTTTcacttactttttatttttttttttttttcgtattataatgatttttagcCAATGGACGTGCTTAGATTAAATCAGCGACGTTCAATGGCATCTCATCTATGTGGGTGTTGTAGAATTGCTCTATATCTTTCAGAGTTCGCTTATCGTCCTCTGTAACGAAATTAACGGCTACTCCTTTACGGCCGAAACGACCACCGCGACCAATTCTGTAACAGGTTGAGAAGTTATAgctttgtaaataaaaattactctctaaaaacgataaaaacaacaaagaaaaaaaaactccaCTTATTgctttctattaaaaattataaaaaaaaaaaaaaaaaaaaaaaaaaaaattaaaaaaaaaattaaaaatgtaactGCAAATCTTCTCATTATTTATCTGAAAGATAATTTTCATAGATGTATATCGATAGATAAGTTATCATTAAACAAAGAGCGAGAATCGGTTATCGAGCGATTGcgtttaaataataagatagtatagagtttaatatatacataaaaaaaaaaaaaaaaaaaaaaaaaaattaaattattaaattgcaTATTTCATTTGggacatataaaaatattataatatacgacgatagaatattattttttacctgTGAATGTAATTTTCTCTATTGGAAGGTAAATCATAGTTGATTACAAGAGACACTTGTTGTACATCGATACCACGTGCCAATAAATCAGTTGTAATAAGAACACGAGATGAACCAGTTCGAAACTGTCTCATAATaagatctctttctttttgatccaTATCTCCATGCATCGCAGAAACCGTGAAATCACGGTGATGCATATTATCCGTCAACCAATCGACCTTACGCCGTGTGTTACAAAAGATAACAGCCTGAGTAATACTCAGTGTATCGTATAGATCACATAAGGTCTCCAATTTCCATTCTTCACGTTCAACGAAAACGAAGAATTGTTTAATACCCTCCAACGtcaattcttctttcttcaccAAGATTCGAACTGGATTTCGCATAAAACATTTGGATACATCCAATACGTCTGCTGGCATTGTagcagataataatataacctggaagaaaaaaaaaaaaaaaaaaaagaaatgaataatttttttcttgtttttttttcttttctttttttttttttaagcataaatttataaatgtacaCGCATCAAATATATACCCCAAGTATATGTGCGTTATCAtttttagattatatatacttttgagaaagcattatatatatatatttgtcatttGGATGAGACACTGCGACATCATACGTGACATATGCAAGATTAGTAAAATGTTGGAAAATCATGTTACTTTTTGatacgtatagatatatatatatatatgaattattataattcatatttttgtatagggcgttttaatcatatttgaaatgaaattaataataccacgttattattcctaatatttaAGTTATATCAATGTAATAGAAAGATctcaaagaagaaatgaaatgtatCAAAAATCTTTACGATGTACCCCTATCCAAGATACCACTAATATAACGCACctgtattttataatacatttataaacttgactataataatgtatGGCTATACTGCAACTTTTCGTCTTGTATGATTTGTTGACTTGTCCAAAAgacattttctaataattgaaataaagtcAACAATTAGAagactatatttatataactctGGTCTTGGTTGCGAACAACGTTTGAACGTACCTGCACTTCTTGGGGTAATAACTTGAATACATCATGAATTTGATCTTTAAAACCACGCGAGAGCATCTCATCTGCTTCATCCAGAACAAACAGTTTAATGCTACCAGCCCTCAATGCTCGTCGACTGATCATATCATAAACTCTGCCTGGTGTACCGACGACTACATGGACGCCTTGATCCAATTTTCTCATATCTTCGCGTACATTGGTGCCGCCAATACATGCGTGACATTCTGCATGCATAAAATCTCCCAAAGCGATAACAACTTTTTGAAtctatagaaagagagagagagagagaaagagagaaaaagagagaaaaaataaataacaatcattACATAttgttttacattatattttatatataaaatattttttcttttatttattctttttctttattaattgaaaaaaaaaaaaatatatatatatatatatatatgcgaacTCACTTGTTGTGCAAGTTCTCGAGTTGGAGCCAATATCAATGCCTGACACTCTTTAATATTTGTATCGATTTGTTGAAGAATAGATATAGAGAACGTAGCAGTTTTTCCAGTTCCTATAGatcataatttaaaatttttttcttattattaacaatctgttaatataatcttaaacaaatttttatacaacgaatatatattttacctgACTGGGCTTGAGCAATAACATCGTGTCCCCTAATACATGGTAGGATGGCACGTTGTTGTATAGCGGATGGTTTTTCAAAGCCATAAGCATAAATACCACGCAAAAGTTCTTCTTTAAGGTTCATTTCATCGAAATTGTCCACAACCtaattaatatagaattatataatgtatttataaatctctataatgttttttttttttgtttcctttttacatAAAACAGCCTTATATGTACTGATTGTAGTACTTTTCTATatccattaatttatatataatacaatgataAAACTTACAACTTCCCAGTTAGATTCAATGATCCCATCGGGCTCCATGCCTGGAGGCCCATTATATGCAGGTGGTTCACTTTCGCTGGGTCCATTTTTGGAGTCTCCTGACCATTGTTCATCGTTCCTAcaatttaaatacaattaacagcttgtagatataataatgaacTATGATATAAGTCATGTTAACatcaattgatataattattattgtcaggATATAATTCAATAAGAGAAATCATTGTTGGTactaaataattgaaaaaaaaaaagaaaaaagaaaagaaaagaacgtatGTAGAAAACAAATGGTCAAATTAATCAAGTATTatctaagtaaatatattttgatacaaATAACACAtcttatatatcaataatatttgatattcttaaaatattctCTCAATAACAAAGgcataaaattacaaaatgtttctcatatatatttcctcaagaaaaaaaaaaaaagagagagagagagagagagagaaaaaaagagatattgaTTATGAAGTATCTGTAATACAAATTGAAAATGATCCATTTAAAaagtgatatataatatataatgtaagaaaagaagaaaaaaagaaaaaaaagaatctataTGCATtcctaattataaaaaaaagaaaaaaaaaaaaaaaaaagagctgaCCTACTGAGAATAAAGAAGACAATGTAATATGTAAattcaatgtaattttttagaatataaatgaaaaatcatatgtaaaaaagaaaatggaaaagaaaaacaaatatttgatGATCACTTGATGGCTGCTGCTGCACTGACAGTGACTCACGCGTACGTATGACTAAGGAATGGTCGACATTTTATCACAACTCACGCAAACTCaaatcgtttcatttttgtaCTCAATGAATAAcctaaatcgaataaataatcgtATCCTTATCGTACGGCATTagatcaaaatataaattttcttacgtaaagccgataaaaaattaatgaataaaactaataatgaGTTTTGTACACGTCGTGCGGCACGCGGaaattttctaagaaaaatcACGACCATTCGGATATAACGAAAATTCGTCGATAGATATCCCATCGAATATTTATGTAGTTATACGAAACGATCGTATCGTATTTGGCATTAGAAGAACGAAATCGATGAATAGGAAAAATACGAGTTAATATTGCAAACAATGTGACAAAAACGAATGCACGCCATGTTGTCAGTCTCGTGGCTCTCGTGCATTCGTCGTTTGCCGCACTATTTTTCGTAAATGTAATCCGAACGAATGCCGTTCTATCGTCTATACCACGAGATCGACAATAATTCGTAATAAAGGAAGATTTTCTATGGTAGAAAATTTCTTATGATTAACGcgattatatatgaaaaatcgaACTTACCTTCGTTCAGATGTATGCGACATGTTCCACTCACGGTAGGTCGACGGAAAGGACGAGTTCCTATTGCGTCACAAGGAATATTCTTGTGAACGCCGCACAATGGCGCTGCGAACGGTTCAAAGaaaattgacaaatttttacaataacaCCTAAACGTTTTAACACTTGTATTATGATCtaagttttttttctaactattAATTTCCTTCTATTccgtatgtatttattcttCCGTGTCTCGatgatttttcatattatttttcttctacggCGGACACTGCGCGCAGAGGGGAAGTTACGTCGATTACCCAGCGTACCTAGCGCCAATTTCGGAAGATGTCTGTTTGGTGCGAACAGTGAAACAAGATCATAcaaatatgtatgtttattctttaaaaatttttttttcttttttttcccttcttttttcttttttttttttttcccaatcAACTTTTATCAATCAACGTTTctatcaatttaatattatccatTAATATTTGTCCGTGAGATAGGTTATTTGGTTAACTTTagatttgtctttttcttttcttttttttctttttttttttttttttttttttttaatttttactttcataCGACGACCGTCGCGCcttaatatcaatttaaatacAAGAATAACTAAATTACGATACTGCaaatgttattttcattttaatcgaattcACAGTCTGTTTCTtccaattaatttaaaaggtaatcacgtttattaatatacgtttattaatatacgtcatttaatatacgaaataatcgaatttttaaaaaaagtttataatagtatattatgtttgaaattatttacttttgttcattttaatgttaactaaaattctttttcttttataacattatatcatctttcaatttaaaatatttgatatattaattgtaacaatcgatgaatgaatatttaaaaagacatTCTTAAtcttaattctttatttatttgtacataTTGGATTTTTGTTATATCACTTTGCAaaagtatataacattttccttcatgaatatcaaatataataattaacaatataataatgatatatttgatGATTTAACATTTGAAAATCTTTAACATCTTTTTATACAaccattgaaatgaaaaaatacttcctctctttcacacaACTTTAGGCAAACATCTATTGCACTGATATGGTAATTCGCTGTTACTTATACACACTTTATTGCAAgactatattatttataaaaatatgtccAATTTTCCTAtgtatatgattatatatacatatatatatgtatatatatatgtgtgtgtgtatgtgtgtgtacaataatgtacataaatcaaatttttgatataaaatagttataacaCAATATAGAGTATTGTGAGTATTTAGATTTTTGCATTATGTACAAACACCTATCACATAGTCCTGCACATTccatattttacatattttaaatatttagatttacatatatatatatatatatatatatatgtatgtattaataatcaaatatatattctctaatcatatttttaacgttttctatatatgatacattattatagatttattttcaGTCAacaatatcttatatataatatctaaatcataaaatatataatctatataatataatctatgATCATCtccattttcaaattaaatatatatatatataactgtaatgcatttttataaatctttacaTAAATGCACAACCgagtataaagaataatactgCGATTGGAAAAATAACATACACACCCATTCGTGGGTGACAAACTGATATTAATAAACTAATCTCATCTGGATCAAGATCTATACCATCTTTAGTTGGTATTTCCACGATTACTCTATCAGGTGACATTAGATCTAATGAAAACGAGCACTCTGTTTGATTTATACAAGACTTAGTAACATTTTCATATTGAAAAGTTGGTTTATAGATATCAAATAGTGCATGTATATCGTTTGAAACAAAATCATTAtcactataaaaaatataataataatatccatccTCTACAACATCATGTTTCGTTTCCATATGTTTTCCATTAACTAAATAATCaacattaatacatttatcaGAAGG
This window contains:
- the LOC124430392 gene encoding eukaryotic initiation factor 4A-I; protein product: MSHTSERRNDEQWSGDSKNGPSESEPPAYNGPPGMEPDGIIESNWEVVVDNFDEMNLKEELLRGIYAYGFEKPSAIQQRAILPCIRGHDVIAQAQSGTGKTATFSISILQQIDTNIKECQALILAPTRELAQQIQKVVIALGDFMHAECHACIGGTNVREDMRKLDQGVHVVVGTPGRVYDMISRRALRAGSIKLFVLDEADEMLSRGFKDQIHDVFKLLPQEVQVILLSATMPADVLDVSKCFMRNPVRILVKKEELTLEGIKQFFVFVEREEWKLETLCDLYDTLSITQAVIFCNTRRKVDWLTDNMHHRDFTVSAMHGDMDQKERDLIMRQFRTGSSRVLITTDLLARGIDVQQVSLVINYDLPSNRENYIHRIGRGGRFGRKGVAVNFVTEDDKRTLKDIEQFYNTHIDEMPLNVADLI